In Trachemys scripta elegans isolate TJP31775 chromosome 10, CAS_Tse_1.0, whole genome shotgun sequence, the sequence agagctggaagggaccccaaaaggtcattgagtccagccccctgccttcactagcaggaccaattttgtcccagatccctaagtggccccctcaaggattgaactcacaaccctgggtttagcagcggTGTTTGAGCTGGAGCCCCTGTTGGTATAAAAACAAGAGGGGACTGCTAGCATAGTGTTCTCTGTGAGGGCTCCACAGCTTTGGAATTTGCTCCCCTTCTTGGTCTGAAATATCCTTAATTTGATGACCTCCAGGACATTAAGATACCTGAAATATTGGTGGTCAGTTATCGTAAACCGTACTACTCCatttaatatgtatttatatGTTACGTCAAAGGTGCCTCGAATATGTGAGTAGATAtccttttcacatttttttaaaaatacaaacaattaaTAAAGGTTACTTCATTCACAAGATGCTATGCACCTTGGAAAAAgttatttaggttcctaagtatagatttaggtgtctaactttaaggccagcattttcaaacctgggtgccttaACATTTAACAACAGACACTACTAGCAATAATGCAATCAAAAAATCTGAAATTACAAAGTGATTCACCCAGCCAAGTTTCTTTTCATAAAGTTGGGCTGCatctcctgtcccctcccctgtaCAGGAAattgaatgaaaatgaaacaaaagggtTTGCATGATAAATTTATAATGCACAAGAACTCAACACATTTTAGATATCAGTATTGCCACTTCTCAGCAAGTTATGGGGATCCTGCCTAAGAAACCATTACTGTAAGGTGTGATTACAGTTCACTTCAGCAATCCTCAGATTCAACTTCCATTCATTCTTAAAGTTTAATCATAACATGAAATCCTTCTCCAAAAAGTTGAGTGTTCACAAAAAACACTCAAGTCTTGCCTTTCAGTCAGCATCTGACCATCACTCAAATTCTGTGAAGTCAGCTACTGTGAATTAGAGGGTAGGATTGAACTTGTAATAGAAAGACTACTATAAACACCACTTACAGTCTGATCTGAAACATATTAACATCAATGTAAGACTCCCAGTGATttccaactacacctctaccccaatataacactgtcctcaggtgccaaaaaatcataccgcattataggtgaaactgcgttatatcgaacttgctttgatccgccagagtgtgcagccccgcccccggagtgctgctttaccgtgttatatctgaattcatgttatatcgggccacGTTAtaatgggggtagaggtgtactgttaATGTCAATGGGAACCATATCAGTTCCTACAAAGTAGTTCAttaaatccattaaagattgtTAATGTATTTTCTTGTGTTATTACTTTATGTAATGGTCATATAAAAATACTGCTATTGTGAACTGTATGATCTCACTAAATAAAAGCTTAATTTGTCTTCAAAGATCTAACAaagaaattaatatatatataccaACCTATCAAACTTTAAATAAACCGTTAACAAAGATTTAGCAGCTTCCAGCATGTCATCATCTTGTTCTATAAAGACCATGGAAAGCCACTCACAAGGATGTACATTTGAATGAAAATGTGGAGAAGACTTCAGATGTTTCTTCAAGAATATCAATAACCGGGACATGAAACTCTGCAAGTCTGCTAAAAATAGAGAGCATAACTGTGAAATTTTGCTTTCACTTTTTCATATTGAAAAGCCAAACCcacatttccttaaaaaaaaaaaaaacagtggacaGTATGGAACCCAGTTGTCCAAGCACACATCCCTTAGCTCAACTGAACTAGCACTGCATTGACAAATGCCTTGCAGAATGATACCATTTATGGAGTCAAAAATCAAAGCCATCAAAGCAAAGAGCCATCAGCAAAATCATTTCACCTCAAATCCAACATAGTTACTTTTTGCACAAACGTATATGTAAAAACTCTTACAATATTTACTTTTATATGTCTAATGCAAAACACAGATTTCACTGCTCAAGTGGAGGACAACTTCCAGAAGAGTTAACATTGATGCAATTTAAGGACATATGCAAATATATTATTTGAAGAATGGGATTCTTAGGCTCTTGTTACTTCCTCCCACAGAAAGACCACATATAAGAGATGGGGGGCGGGAGGAACCTTTATGgttgtggggtgggaaggggtcagccctctctctctcccaggtttACTGCAGAATAAACAAGGAGATTACATCTCCATAATCTGCTGGTGTCAGGAGAGCTGTAAAAAAATCCAAGGCCGTCTACATAGAAACCCTATATTCCCACACTTGCCCTGGGGTCTCTCTCATTTGGCTCTCTGACTGCATGTCTCCATTGGCCCTGGCCTCCAGCAAATGCAAATGTAGAGAGAGGGGTGAGATATAATCCACCTCATGCCACAGATAGAATGATCTGATAAGGCCACCTTGCTGTATTTTATCCCACTTGGTCCCTCCCATGCAAAGGAATAATCTGGTGCAGTGTTAAGACTAAGATCCCTATGGTCCAGTTTTTTTTAGCGTCAAcgaattgcagaatcagggcctaaacttTTGCAGGAAATATAAATGTATGAAACTGGTAATACAAACATAGCAAAATCTACTctgacaaaaaaaacccttcaaagaTTAGATAGGTTCTCATATGTATCTTGGGAGACTGCTGTGAATGAACATAAATGCTGAGAGATACAAACCAAACCTTGCCAGAAAATTACATTATTCGGGAAGATGTCCATTTTCTaggtcaccacagaactgtaccatgtttgtggggatggaggggcagaaggagaggcccatctatactcttagcccagcagaaggatctgtcctatctcggggcctctccttctgcccctccacccccacgaacatggtacagttctgtggtgacctagaaacgaaagcttatgctcaaataaatttgttagtctctaaggtgccacaagtactcctcgttctttttattattattaagaataTAAAATTTTCCTGCAAGTCTTCATTCTGATTGCAACACCCCCTAATTTTAAATACTACCTGTACACTGCATGTCAGCAGCACCTGCATTGCCACATATGGCCTGAGGATACAAGAGGAAAGATTCTCCCAAGACTACCATGCCATTTTATTGCTGTGGCCAGCTCTTGAAAAACAACCTTGTGTGTACCATATAAACACCCTTCCTCATATGAGAGATTTACCTCTGCAATATTCCAGTGCATAGTAAAAAGATTCCTCAAATCCAAATTTGGGCCCAATTTTCCAAACAAGTGctctcagcattttaaaaaaaacaatggcaTCTTAGATTATCAGAAAGTATTTCTTAGATTGTATTGGAAAAGCTCTATGGATTGAATGATATAATCTGAATGGAAGCTAATGCTGTAGCAAGATTTGTTACAACGTGGGAATCACCTTTGTTGTAAAAAAGTACAATGTAGCTCACcctaaaattagatttttaaaggcTTGCCTTGCTTCTCAGCAAAAGACTATGAACCTTCAATCATCATACATGCTCAGGTACTTTTCAGACTGAAATCAGGGATCAttctattcccccccaccccctcagaactAGAATATCTGGTAACTACCACCAAGGGTTAATTTAGTTCAAatatagcaaacaaacaaaaccccaaacccataTTATCACCCAACCACCTGTGCCTAAATTGTGTTCCTAACATTTCAgttctatagaatcatagaattatcagggttggaagggacctcgggaggtcatttagtccaaccccctgctcaaagcaggacctaatcccaactaaatcattaaACTTAAGTGAAGTCATTACTCTTAATATTTTAATAGTGTTTTAATCTAGCTGGTTGCACCCTTCGTACCATCTGGAGGCCGAGCTCATTGTATATCTCTGGGGCTCACTGGATCCCTTCATTCCCCTCACAATCTTCCTGGGTGCCACCATCCCAtgcccctctatttcagggactccttGCAACTCCCACTTGAATATTCCTTCTGCAGTAGTTCTGTGTGCACCCCATTCCCTTCTCCTCTCATACCAGGGTCCCTCATTTTCTTCACTATGCCAGTGGCTCTATGGGCACTCCCATTCCCACTTCCCCACCACAAATAGCAGAGGCTCTGTGTGTCGCTCCTTtctactcccccaccccaatggcAAAGGCTGTGTGCGCTCCCTTCTCCGAGTCCCCCATTCGCCCCACCAGGCCAGGGTTTCTGTTCCCCACTCATGCCCCGCTCCCACCATACATGGGGCCCCAATCTCTGCATCATGCAGCAGCTaggtctctctcctttctccctcctaaagtacctttcttccccaccccaactgtaAGGGAAGGGGCAGATAGCtggttcctctctcccccacctgaCGCAGGCATTGAGGAGGCCGGATATTAAGAAGAAAGAAAGggattcttttctctccctctgcctgcCCCCATGGCTGACAATTCACCCCAGGGACCCAACAGGAAGAGCAATTATTTCTCTTCTGTTATTCAGGGTGTCAACACATTACACTCTACTGGGAGGATGAGTAGGGGTACTGTTATGCTGCAAAGTATTAATAGATGACAGTAGCTCCATGTGTTCCTATGTTCCCTCTATCAATGTTCTGATTGTCCCCAAAATCAACAGGGTTCTGGCCACTAATTCCTAGAAATTCCCTGAAAATCGAATTGGTCGGATGTGGCATTCAGAAATAATTGTGTTACACACAAAGAGAAATGCTGTTGTGTATAAGACTTTGCAAGCTCAGCCAACAATTTTAAATTGCCTAAATCAACTATAAGCTTTAGAATGCATGCTACTTAATGAATTTAAACAGAACATTACCTTTTATTTCAGCTGCTTTAGTAGAGTTCTGCACCTTGATCTCTAAAGCTTTAAGTAAAACCAAACTTAAGGCTCTGAGGATTACTTGGTCAGGACCACTGCGGATGCCATCTTCAGGTTGAGCTTCACTGCCTCCAAAATAGCTGGCTTTTTCAGAAACAGGTATTTGATTCAGCCACCCCAAATTCACAGCTTGCAAAACAACATTAGCCAGCGCTAACATATCCTTATCCAAATAAGGATCCTGTAGGGATAAAGGGGGTAATGATCCACTTATGAAATCTTCACCAGCTTTATAAAGGATGCATTTTTTGAGGAGCATAATGGACTTCTTCTTGATTAAATAATGAACTGATGAATAAGTAAGGTCCAAGATGCAAgaagtattcaaaaataaaattctttggCATTTGAAATGTAACTCTATTTGGATTCTTGAGGCCACAAGAACTTCAAGAAAATCTATGAATCCGATCAAGTTGTTTGCAGCTTTAGAATATAGTGAAGTATCCTGGAAGCTGTTAAAACGATGAGACAAAATGGAATTGTAAAATCCTTCAAGTACAGTATCAAGAGGAGTGAAAACCTTTTTCAGGATatctataataaataaaataatgttaagcAGAGTTGAAGTGGAGTTCCTAAAGTACAATTCAATTAACCAGATAATTTAAAACAACTTTTCACCACTGAAATAGCATCAGCAAGGAGGAGATCATCATAATCTCTCAAATTCAATGTGTATTGGGGGcactgtattttcatttttaatatattttttttgtattatgaCAAGGTAAATAACCCATTGCCATTAGTATTTTAAACAGGCTGATTTCTCTGAAGGATATTAAGTAGCCTTCCTCCCCCTAGTGGACACTTGTATATTAATATCAAAAAAATCTTACAATACCTGCTTTGTGCAAATCTTTATCTTTCAAAATGTCTCTAATAATAGCTCTAAGAATCCATAGACATTCTGCTACTTGATCACTCTTAGGGAATTCTGACAGAGTCTTCAAACAAAAAGTGAGCCAGGTGACATTAAATGTAttctagaaaaataaattaaaaaatcattctGTATGCACAAAATGTGATGtgatattacttttttttttttaaagttataactGTTGTGCATAGTAAGTTAACACACTGATACATATAAAAGGAGTAAGTGTGGGAATGGACAAAGAGACAGACAGAATATAGAAGTGCCAAGCAGTTTTACTAAAGCACCTATCAttcctttacaaacattaaactgCACAACAGCAATTTGGTAAGCAAAAATCCTCCTCATTTTACATACAGGAAAACCAAAGCCTGGTGAAGTTATGTGATTGATCTGAAGTCCCACAAAAGGACTGTGGCAGAtgcaagaattgaactcatagcTCCCACATTTCTTGTTTCTAGTGCTATTACCAGCCTCAAGTGTGGGTAGCAAGCACGTgtcagatagcaagtgtcaaaaatcgggacaggaggtggggggtaataggtgcctatgtgagaaaaagacccaaaaatcaggacatctggtcaccctaagtgtggGGAACGGTTTGCAAGAAAACACAACCATTCAAACTATTTTGTACATGTGCAAGTTATTTTCTTACTAGTGAATTAAGCAGTAACACATTAGACAGAAACTGAATTAATGGGCTTCATCATTTTAAGACCCCTGTGCAGgaagtattaaaaacaaatatgttcTGAAAGACAATACCATCCAAAGAAATTGCTATAGGGCCTATAGTATGTGCCCACTAAGTAAACAGGGTAGTTGTACctttgtcagtcccaggatattagagagacaagatgggtgagggaataccttttattggaccaatttctgtttgtctctctcaccaacagaagttggtccaataaaagatattacctcactcacctagTCGCAATAAGTAAACAGTAAGTTTTGGTAACTGGGGacattcagaaaacaaaaaatggaaaagtattCTATTAGTTATGAACAGGTTGGTGCCTATTTTTATTTGCTGAAGGATTTAGAtttcaaataaatgtaaatatagtAAGATTTATGAAGTTCAGCAAGCTGCACAATTAATATTCTACAATGCAAATCGCCTAAAGAGAATATCTTTGTgacacaaaaataaaactattaaaagcattttaaaacaaaaaccacaagcTTGATGTATTTACATTAAAAGAAATATTCATGCTCACTTTCAGAACGTTGCTCCTGCCTATGTTTCTGACCTCACTTCTTCCTACACATTCTCCTGATCCCTGTCAGAGCCACTAACTGCTCCCTTTGTCCACTCCATgctctctttgggtatgtctatactggaaATGGGAGCCAGTCTTCCAACCtgagtagacagacttgtgctatcAGGACTCGATCTAGTGCTCTAAAAATTGGAACTATGGATGTTCCGGTTCGTGCAGAAGCTCAGGTTCTCAACCCTAGGGGCctgggtgggcttgagagcccaagctcccACCAGAGGTGGAACATCCacaattgctatttttagcacactagctcaagtcCCGCTAGCTctctcccagttgcagtgtaaacatacctttCATGCCCCTCCTACCACATTTGAAATAGTCTCTGGAAACATTTAACAAGCATCTTCCCTTTCCTCCACCAAATCACTCCTCACCCAATACCTCCTCAGTGTGGCCCTCTCCCACAATGCTACCTCATACTACTTTTACACTCTGTTCCGGAAAATGGCTCTGAAAAAAGACAGTGTGTCCAGAGTTGAGAAAGAGCAAGATTTTGAAGCAGGAGGCCACTGAGAGATGTGCCCATGGCAAGCTGCAAAGCAGTCATGCTAGCAAGTACACAGATCCATTGTCTAAAATTCCTTTTGGAAGGATGGAACATGGTAGACAGAGGTGTTACAGATTTGAGGCTGCAGATGCAGGAAGGGAGCAGCTCTGTTATTACTCTATAGTCTGATGGGCATGGAAGGATTCCAGCACCTCCTCCCACCAACAGGCACTGCACCTGTTTAGGCAGGCTTTGCACTAGAGAGAAAATTTAATTGTTACACTGTAAAATGTTCAGTGACTGCTCTGTGTCATTTAACTATTGTAGAAGGTCAGCTATAGTTAGATGGAACAACTAAGGAAAACTGGAAGGAATGTATCCACCAAGTACTCATGTTTGCTTTGATAACTTACATACAAATTCAAAGTCCACCCAGGAACCTGACACACTCACCTCTTTCTTTAGTTGGAAATATATAAGGGAGGCTATACTTTTTGAAGCCATGTGAGACAATAGTTTATCAGAACTATTGCATAGACAAATCTGCAgacatgtaaaaaaaaacaaaacaaaaaaaaccctgtaagtTACACTcactttttactttgttttgaaaagttttgaaaataatttaaaaaagcttACTAATTTTGAATCAATTTTTGTCTCTTTCAGAAGAATTGTTATTATATCAAGGTACTTCTGTCTTATGCTGAATTCAGTTTCCTGGGACTGTACTTTGGCAATCATCATCTTGATCAATGTTAACTGTAGCAGTATCATTTCCCGTGAACAGAACATTGAAGAGCTCGTGTTTGCAAAGCTATCAGATTTATCATCTGTCACAAGGGCAGGTGCATCTGAAACAGCAGAGTCCTGATGGCTCCAAGTGCCCCAGTTAGGAGATTCTGGGCATATTTGATTATGTGACTCATTAACTCTTGTGGATGAATCTTGTGGTGAAACATGCGGATTGAGGAAAGCAGCATAATCCTGGCTGTTCTTTGTTAAAGGAGTGCCTACCAGCACATCCCTATGCAGCTGCTGGAGAAGAGACAGATCTCCCATTTTGGGAAAAATTTTATGAAATTTTATGTTTTGGAGAATGCCTCATGCCTTCACTTATTACTTGTGGACATTATGGGTCACTTCAGAAATTACTTCTGTCCAATCAAAGAAATGGATTTGTAGCTTTATAAAGGCATTTCTTCTAGGGTATCTAGGAAAAAAGTAATGAGATTAAATCATTTTTGCTATTAAATTTAATAGATTAGCAGAATGATACAGCTAAATATGGATCATTTACTGAGCACCATAGTTAAAATGAAACTACTTTTAATAAACATCATTTGAAAGAAAATCTGGGAATGTGCATTTAGCACAATATTCCTTAAACAGCAAGGACGATAACTAACATCCACACAAAACTCTTCATCCAAACATCCCAAAGCACAAAATGTGTTATACCACAAATCCAGGAATCTTGCCAACCTCTGAAATGAAGCCATTTGGATGGAGTCATGCAGGACTGGGTGCATAGCAATACTTCTGAAATGgagcagaaagagaaaaatactgtGACCATTTGAAACTTCAGAGGAATTTTAGGCAGGCAAGGGGAAGTTACTGAGTCGATTTGACCAGCCATGCAAAAATACCATGCCATCCTGAATGATCGAGATCTCAATTTAAAGTCACTCCTGTAAAAGCTCCAGCAACACACAGTGCCTTCTAGCATCATGCTGGGACACTGATTCAGACATGAGGGAACAGTGCCATCTACTGCATTTCCAGCACCCTTTCCTACAACATCCTGGGTTTTGCCAGCTATgaataagtatttttttttttttttttttttaaaaagaaccgAGTAAAGATGCATTGCCAGTATGTCTTGATGTTTGTCCACTGGAGAAAATGTATTCAACCTTATTTTCAAAACTTGTATTCCATGGATGTTCAATCATAGCTTGTTTTGACTAAACAtatacaaatctgcatttttttttactgctacAGACATCCCAACAACTGATCTACTTCCCTTTTAAAGCCATTCACTGTACCAAGTTTTAAACCACTTGGTTGATGGACAAACAAAActcaaaaaaaaggaaaacaatacgTTCACTCTGGATTTTAACTAAAGATaataaggccccaattctgtaaATGGATCCAGGTGAGCACACCCTTGAACCAGTATagagtcccaatgaagtcagtgggactatacAGCAGCATCAAGATCTGCCTGCatatatgtgtttgcaggatgaaGGCTTCAAACTTAAGTTTATTAAAAGTACTTGCTGATAACTGTGcaagtttttgcaggattggcaccaaaatatttttaaatggccaaacaTTAAAAGCATTACCAAAGAGTTGTATTAAAAACAAGCTAACTTAACTGCTCTTATGTAGATTCTTCTGGAGTTCACAGATATTAGTGAGGGCAGGATTCAAGTGCTCGCTGGAACTGATGAAGGCAAGGCAGGCTATCAGAAGACACATTTTGATCTGAAACACAAAAAGAGAACGTTGGGGAAACACTATTCTCCTTCTCCAGAACAATATAAAACACTGGTTTCTTACATCTggcttctcatttcttttttacaTAGCTAAGCTAAGGTCAGTCTGAAGTGGGTAGGGTTCAAGATTTTCACCACAAGAATTCTTAAGAATCActcttaaaaaaaatggagatgaaTGACCCAATACTACACTCTGTTGCACGTGAGCTCCAGGGGAGTAATACACACATACTGAAAAGCAGAACTTGGCCCTTGCTTTaataaacagaataaaacaaagcTTGTGTAATTGCATTAGTTAacgtctacattttcaaaagtcccgGTCTCTAATTCTGGGTGCCTGATttctagaggtgctgagcaccctccagcTAAAGTCAATAGAAACTGCAGGTGCTCACTACTTCAGAAAGTAAGGTTCTTTTTACCGTCTGCAACTGAGACACTCCAAATAAGAAGCTACTTAAGAAGCTGGGTCTAAGAATCTGTGAACACCCCTAAATATACATAAAAGTCCTTGCCAGGAAGGCCATACAAATACTTCAACCACATGTAGAAAGACTGACTTTGTTATCAAAGATTATACTTTAAATAGCATCACAATTATTTAGTACAGCTTAAAGAGAAGTTACTATGAATTTAAGTATCACTCTTTAGTTTCAAGTGGGAgtatctatctaggtacttacacAGCTCCATCACCACACAAGTGCCTTGACAGACAGATCTCCATACCAGAGAACTAAAAAGACACACTTAAGATCATAGCAGTTTCTCTTTGCATACTATTATCTTTAGGTGACAGTTACGACTCATAACACACTCCAGAGGCACTTTTTTAGCACCTTTCTAGTTTCTATTAACTCTCTCTACAACATTAGAAACTTTTCCCCCAGCATGCCTTTTTGGGGCTGGGCCTTAAAATTTGGCAGAACTAAACAAGCACAGTCCCAGAGTGGTCATTTTGTAACTAGCTGCATTTCTTTTTCCAGCTGGTAAGTACTTATATTCCCTTTCTTATTCATGAAAAGATAGCACATTGTCATAGCATGATTCCCAGCACATCTATCAATTATACTTGCAAGCAGTAGCAAACAGAACCACGTACATATTTTTAGCTTCTGCTTATTTTGACTAGGAGAAATAGAGTAAAAGTATACAAAATGTTAGACTGTAGCACCCAGCATATATATACAGTACCTTTTAGctgaagatctcaaagtactttccAAAGGTAGGgaatattcccattttatatatgTGGAAATTAAGTTATAGATAAATAAAGGGACTTTCCAAGGTTATGTAGCAAACTAGTGACAGACTGAAGAATataacccaagtctcctgactaCCATAACTAGACCATATTTCCTCTGAGGCAGAATCTAAAATTGGAATTGGAAGATAAGACATTATCCATAATGAACTATAAAAATTGTGGTAGCACTATGTTTTTTTACACAGACATCCATGTATTTTTGAGAATATCTTTCCACCGCACTTGTGACAGCTGACCTGCAGGTTTTAGAACCTTACAGTGTTCCTCAGCCAAATCTCAATCAGGCTGATGCAGGGACCGCTATCAGTTCTCAAAGCCTGCACTTTACATATTAAGAAAAAATCTGATACTTCAGGCTATACATTTCTCCTTCATTTGCAGAATATACTTTGAATTCTACTGGAGATAGAAATTTATGATCTGAAACCTCATAAAATTTCTTTGGAAATCACCCTGTGAATATTTTATACAACTCTGAGTTTAATCTCTATCTAAACCAATACATAAAATTATTTCAACATATTTACTAATGTACTCAGGACCAAACTGAATTACTGTCCGAGATGTTAAATGAATGGATCTCTCGTGCACCAATTTATACAATACAGTGAGGCTGTTAGTGTGAAATAAATTTAGAACTCCTCTAGGACAAGCACTATGAAATTGTACCTTTGCAACATGATAGTGTTTGTGCTTTCCCTGACCATATATCATAGTTATACAGCACCATTAATTTACACGGCACTTTACCAAACATTGATAAGACATGTCACTTGCTCAAGACCTCAATCTAAAACAGATTAAACCAACGTAGGATACCAGGTCAGGAAAAGGGGAGAGAGTGTCGGTCATTACAAAATGGGAGAGGGTTGCTTTAAGAGATGGGTTTTAAGAAGTTAATTTGAAAGCGCGAAAAGATGCCAAAGGACAACAGAGATATTTTTTCAGCCATAGTAAGACACCATGGCAGAGGGCACAAAGCTAAAAGAGAGGGAATAAGAGACAGCTGTACGATAATAGGGATATGTAAGGAATAATGTACTCCAATTGTCCCTGGAAACCAATCAAGAGCGGGATCCAgaataagagacaatccctgccctgaagagcttgcaacgtaaatagacaagccagacaaaaGGTTGAGAGAAAAGGGATATAGCATATAAGCAGCGTGAATAATGTGATGGTTGTCAAACATCATGTTAATGCCATGATTGTTTTGGTTTAacttaaataaaaatcacaggGATTGGTAAATAAGAATTACCTAAATAGAAAGTAAGGGAGAAGAAACACTGAAGGGAAAGGATTGGGGTAGGAAGCAAGGAGGACAGTTGACTTGAGGTCAACAAGTTTTGAGGAACACTATAAACCACAAAAGTCAATGGCTAGTCAATGACTCCACAATATCCCTAAAATAGAATTATAAAGTCTGTATTTGTTTTCAGGGTATAGTACTTCAGCTAACGTACTATATACAGAAATCCATCGCTCATTTGATAACCACTGATGTTGAAATAGTTTTGTTTTCAAATCACATTATCTTCTACATTCTCCGACTGCATTTTAAGTCACAAGTGATATTTTTTGGTTACAGTTGACCTGTGTCTATGGCATATCATGACTCACATAGGATACAACTAGCCAAGGAAGCATGTGTTTCTCACAATCATGACTAAAGGAAAGTCCTGTTAAATCATTATCTTTGTTTTGTCCTTCATTGGAGCATGATCATATTAAATGCTGTTGCATGAAAAGTTTCTCCTGACTGCTATcttcacaaacagaaaacaatGGTGGATTTAGCTATGATGCATGAAATATGGGGCATGAGCATACTCAAGTTTCACTGAAAGGCTCTGGCACCTGTCAAGGAGTCATGGCAGATCCACACACCATAGGATATAGATGAACTATACTCTGGCTCTCTGAACTTTATAATTGGCTGGAGAATTGTGTTTCAGCTTATAGGCTTGCCTTTAAAAAGCTGTTACATTTCCAGCCTCTGTGTGGGAATAAATATTTCCCATGTAAATCACAGTTCATCCTGCCTGCCTGTGCAGTCTCCAACAACTGTGAGGTGTGAACCATCTGTTATCTTGATcatctgcagtgttgttgtagataGGTTGGTTCCCAGATAGGAAacagaaggtgggtgaggtaatatcttttattggaccaacttctgttggtgaaacggACAAGCTTCAACATTTAGACAGAggtctttttcaggtctggggaaccagcttgaaagctggtctccttcaccaacagaa encodes:
- the LINS1 gene encoding protein Lines homolog 1 isoform X2 — encoded protein: MGDLSLLQQLHRDVLVGTPLTKNSQDYAAFLNPHVSPQDSSTRVNESHNQICPESPNWGTWSHQDSAVSDAPALVTDDKSDSFANTSSSMFCSREMILLQLTLIKMMIAKVQSQETEFSIRQKYLDIITILLKETKIDSKLICLCNSSDKLLSHMASKSIASLIYFQLKKENTFNVTWLTFCLKTLSEFPKSDQVAECLWILRAIIRDILKDKDLHKADILKKVFTPLDTVLEGFYNSILSHRFNSFQDTSLYSKAANNLIGFIDFLEVLVASRIQIELHFKCQRILFLNTSCILDLTYSSVHYLIKKKSIMLLKKCILYKAGEDFISGSLPPLSLQDPYLDKDMLALANVVLQAVNLGWLNQIPVSEKASYFGGSEAQPEDGIRSGPDQVILRALSLVLLKALEIKVQNSTKAAEIKDLQSFMSRLLIFLKKHLKSSPHFHSNVHPCEWLSMVFIEQDDDMLEAAKSLLTVYLKFDRLWHDAADNLCLAAEDDETWICLTHESGCNPHCIFLFFLKSIAFDSTVLLDFLISSETCFLEYFVRYLKLLREDWHHFVNISNCFDIASKRGVCVSFVTSSHQEKKTCLTDLSLENACCDPVQHTLVSLASSQKPSVPMEQQGDDQVVKPNKSNSLIWTDNTSALDCLQSLVNYDSSEDSELESVGKECLANMKQMPSNNQGSTKIRETVCMDVHAKPHTLEPKVLPLKQKSSNPLSLGVCNMSPNNPVPVERMLLKSMKCLEELQKAISRLQRRNLFPYNPAALLKLLSHIETTNKSMNLL
- the LINS1 gene encoding protein Lines homolog 1 isoform X3, with amino-acid sequence MGDLSLLQQLHRDVLVGTPLTKNSQDYAAFLNPHVSPQDSSTRVNESHNQICPESPNWGTWSHQDSAVSDAPALVTDDKSDSFANTSSSMFCSREMILLQLTLIKMMIAKVQSQETEFSIRQKYLDIITILLKETKIDSKLNTFNVTWLTFCLKTLSEFPKSDQVAECLWILRAIIRDILKDKDLHKADILKKVFTPLDTVLEGFYNSILSHRFNSFQDTSLYSKAANNLIGFIDFLEVLVASRIQIELHFKCQRILFLNTSCILDLTYSSVHYLIKKKSIMLLKKCILYKAGEDFISGSLPPLSLQDPYLDKDMLALANVVLQAVNLGWLNQIPVSEKASYFGGSEAQPEDGIRSGPDQVILRALSLVLLKALEIKVQNSTKAAEIKADLQSFMSRLLIFLKKHLKSSPHFHSNVHPCEWLSMVFIEQDDDMLEAAKSLLTVYLKFDRLWHDAADNLCLAAEDDETWICLTHESGCNPHCIFLFFLKSIAFDSTVLLDFLISSETCFLEYFVRYLKLLREDWHHFVNISNCFDIASKRGVCVSFVTSSHQEKKTCLTDLSLENACCDPVQHTLVSLASSQKPSVPMEQQGDDQVVKPNKSNSLIWTDNTSALDCLQSLVNYDSSEDSELESVGKECLANMKQMPSNNQGSTKIRETVCMDVHAKPHTLEPKVLPLKQKSSNPLSLGVCNMSPNNPVPVERMLLKSMKCLEELQKAISRLQRRNLFPYNPAALLKLLSHIETTNKSMNLL